One segment of Streptomyces sp. NBC_01463 DNA contains the following:
- the gatA gene encoding Asp-tRNA(Asn)/Glu-tRNA(Gln) amidotransferase subunit GatA, whose protein sequence is MTDISTIIKYTAAEIAAKIASGELTAVEVTEAHLARIEAIDEKVHAFLHVDREGALAQARAVDAKKAAGEKLGPLAGVPLALKDIFTTEDMPTTVGSKILEGWVPPYDATVTKRLKAADVVILGKTNMDEFAMGSSTENSAYGPTGNPWDLTRIPGGSGGGSSAALASFEAPLAIGTDTGGSIRQPAAVTGTVGVKPTYGGVSRYGMVAFSSSLDQGGPCARTVLDAALLHEAIAGHDPLDSTSIDAPVPPVVEAARNGSVQGMRVGVVKQFSGEGYQAGVVQRFNESVELLKSLGATVVELDCPSFDLGLSAYYLIAPSECSSNLARFDAMRYGLRVGDDGTKSAEEVTALTREAGFGDEVKRRIILGTYALSSGYYDAYYGSAQKVRTLITRDFEKAFEQVDVIVSPTTPTTAFPIGERADDPMAMYLADLCTIPTNLAGNAAMSLPCGLAPEDGLPVGLQIIAPAMKDDRLYKVGAAVEAAFVEKWGHPLLEEAPSL, encoded by the coding sequence ATGACGGACATCAGCACCATCATCAAGTACACCGCCGCCGAGATCGCCGCGAAGATCGCCTCGGGCGAGCTCACGGCCGTCGAGGTCACCGAGGCCCACCTGGCCCGCATCGAGGCCATCGACGAGAAGGTCCACGCCTTCCTGCACGTCGACCGCGAGGGTGCCCTCGCGCAGGCCCGCGCCGTCGACGCCAAGAAGGCGGCCGGCGAGAAGCTCGGCCCGCTCGCCGGTGTGCCTCTCGCGCTCAAGGACATCTTCACCACCGAGGACATGCCGACCACCGTCGGCTCCAAGATCCTCGAAGGCTGGGTCCCGCCGTACGACGCGACCGTCACCAAGCGGCTGAAGGCCGCCGACGTCGTCATCCTCGGCAAGACCAACATGGACGAGTTCGCCATGGGGTCCTCCACCGAGAACAGCGCCTACGGCCCGACCGGCAACCCGTGGGACCTCACCCGCATCCCGGGCGGCTCCGGCGGCGGCTCCTCCGCGGCCCTCGCGTCGTTCGAGGCCCCGCTCGCCATCGGCACGGACACCGGCGGCTCCATCCGCCAGCCCGCGGCCGTCACCGGCACCGTCGGCGTCAAGCCCACCTACGGCGGCGTCTCCCGCTACGGCATGGTGGCCTTCTCGTCCTCCCTCGACCAGGGCGGTCCCTGCGCCCGTACGGTCCTGGACGCGGCGCTGCTGCACGAGGCCATCGCCGGCCACGACCCGCTCGACTCGACGTCCATCGACGCCCCGGTCCCGCCGGTCGTCGAGGCCGCGCGCAACGGCTCCGTCCAGGGCATGCGCGTCGGCGTCGTCAAGCAGTTCTCCGGCGAGGGCTACCAGGCCGGTGTCGTCCAGCGCTTCAACGAGTCGGTCGAGCTGCTGAAGTCGCTCGGCGCCACGGTCGTCGAGCTGGACTGCCCGTCCTTCGACCTGGGCCTTTCGGCGTACTACCTCATCGCGCCGTCCGAGTGTTCCTCGAACCTCGCCCGCTTCGACGCCATGCGCTACGGCCTGCGGGTCGGCGACGACGGCACGAAGTCCGCCGAGGAGGTCACCGCGCTCACCCGCGAGGCCGGCTTCGGCGACGAGGTGAAGCGCCGCATCATCCTCGGTACGTACGCGCTGAGCTCCGGCTACTACGACGCGTACTACGGTTCCGCACAGAAGGTCCGCACCCTGATCACGCGGGACTTCGAGAAGGCATTCGAGCAGGTCGACGTGATCGTCTCCCCGACCACGCCCACCACCGCCTTCCCGATCGGCGAGCGCGCCGACGACCCGATGGCCATGTACCTGGCGGACCTGTGCACCATTCCGACCAACCTGGCCGGCAACGCCGCGATGTCGCTCCCCTGCGGCCTGGCGCCCGAGGACGGCCTGCCGGTCGGGCTGCAGATCATCGCCCCCGCCATGAAGGACGACCGGCTGTACAAGGTCGGAGCCGCCGTCGAGGCCGCGTTCGTGGAAAAGTGGGGTCACCCGCTGCTTGAGGAGGCTCCGTCGCTATGA
- the gatC gene encoding Asp-tRNA(Asn)/Glu-tRNA(Gln) amidotransferase subunit GatC translates to MPGITREEVAHLARLARLELKGEELDHFAGQLDDIIGAVARVSEVADQDVPPTSHPLPLTNVMRADEVRPSLTPAQALSGAPAQEQQRFKVPQILGED, encoded by the coding sequence ATGCCTGGCATCACGCGCGAGGAGGTCGCCCACCTCGCCCGGCTGGCGCGTCTGGAGCTGAAGGGCGAAGAGCTCGATCACTTCGCCGGTCAGCTCGACGACATCATCGGCGCGGTCGCCCGCGTCTCCGAGGTCGCCGACCAAGACGTACCGCCGACCTCCCACCCGCTGCCGCTGACCAACGTCATGCGGGCGGACGAGGTCCGTCCCTCGCTCACCCCCGCGCAGGCGCTCTCCGGCGCCCCGGCCCAGGAGCAGCAGCGTTTCAAGGTGCCGCAGATCCTGGGGGAGGACTAA